Proteins from a genomic interval of Aspergillus flavus chromosome 7, complete sequence:
- a CDS encoding 3-hydroxyacyl-CoA dehydrogenase: MPEEIRTVAIVGCGVIGMSWATLCLSRGLKVIVSDPAKGAKEALERYLDQARPFLEAQGNFEELATNYEFVSDIVPRLAEADFVQEVPLSCTDNGPERQDFKRELMKTLDEWARPGVVIASSSSGLPSSAFIQQCEQDQSRILIGHPFNPPHLIPLVEVVPHAGTSEEYISIAMRFYQSLGRRPIRVRHEVPGFVSNRLQAAINNEAYSLISRGVVSAEDLDFAVTQGPGLRWALTGPIATNALGGGGGPDGFVRRIERLGPSIRAWEDDMLKHRFDWSDERLSSLQDSVEEWLGATDWTNLVEDRDSILVQLLAAKSNTTSMRTHSP, from the exons ATGCCTGAAGAGATACGTACCGTTGCAATTGTCGGTTGCGGCGTGATTGGTATGAGTTGGGCCACTCTTTGCCTCTCCCGGGGCTTGAAGGTCATTGTCTCCGATCCTGCAAAGGGAGCCAAGGAGGCTCTCGAACGCTACCTAGATCAGGCGAGGCCGTTCCTCGAGGCACAGGGGAATTTCGAGGAGCTCGCCACCAATTATGAGTTTGTTAGCGACATCGTGCCGAGATTGGCTGAAGCAGACTTTGTTCAAGAGGTACCCCTTTCTTGTACGGAC AACGGACCAGAGCGCCAAGACTTTAAGAGAGAACTTATGAAGACATTGGACGAGTGGGCTAGGCCAGGTGTGGTGAttgcatcatcttcctccggTCTGCCGTCCTCAGCATTCATCCAACAGTGCGAGCAAGACCAGAGCCGCATACTCATAGGACACCCATTTAACCCGCCCCATTTGATCCCACTGGTTGAGGTTGTGCCTCATGCCGGAACTAGCGAGGAGTATATCTCCATCGCGATGAGGTTCTACCAATCACTCGGGAGAAGACCCATTCGGGTACGTCACGAGGTCCCGGGGTTCGTATCAAATCGACTCCAGGCAGCAATCAACAACGAAGCATACAGTCTGATTAGCCGCGGTGTTGTCTCGGCTGAAGACCTCGATTTTGCTGTTACACAAGGACCGGGCCTTCGCTGGGCCCTCACAGGTCCAATCGCTACTAATGCGCTTGGCGGAGGAGGCGGACCGGATGGGTTTGTACGGCGAATTGAACGACTGGGGCCATCGATTCGAGCTTGGGAGGACGATATGTTGAAGCATAGATTTGATTGGAGTGACGAAAGATTATCTTCGCTGCAGGACAGTGTCGAGGAGTGGCTGGGGGCTACTGACTGGACAAACCTGGTGGAGGACAGAGACTCGATCCTAGTGCAACTGCTTGCAGCGAAGAGCAACACAACTTCTATGCGTACACATTCACCATAA
- a CDS encoding CoA-transferase family III domain-containing protein — protein MACNSLNHDPQDSYGPGTVVDTDFLPLPAEYRRLLRIFAARTPGFTKDNTLLDGVVFHGDDLPCIPGPIKSQAVTAVLHAMVGIVGLEILHLRGISTGTVTHVDINHAGLYPATAALVNIDGHTGPSVINLPTVPQWDKDRASNSPLVYRATAIYETADKGVWFQLHGSLDSWKTLALLGIGKDLDAEIRTNDTAYALIQDRLRKYRAREIEQLMVEKGLSGSIVFSPEGWRQTEMGRSLARHPLINYRQQTQCPSLEPPPFLKVDDKRPLAGIKVVIRVNSSKLKDYTPAQPSSLMAGKITIDLDLEDPADHKRLTRLFEQADVILQGYRLRSLERRGFGLQAALEIANKRGKGIIYVDENCYGPDGYYAERPGWQQVADAAAGSSYVMGQSFGCPPGQGVLPSLPISDMSAGILMALTVMCAIRDRAKFGGSYHGHASLTAYNMATLDPDVRLYQRQVVQMINDKYRFPVWSSDAHVAPLYYSILDAWDKNSDLIQDEKYYVHFSESEFGTDLRVLAPVVKYAKQECSPRWDSPPVSFCHHQFRDFSEI, from the exons ATGGCCTGCAACTCTTTAAACCACGACCCCCAAGACAGCTACGGCCCGGGGACGGTTGTTGATACGGACTTCCTACCACTTCCAGCGGAATACCGTAGGCTATTACGCATCTTCGCCGCGAGAACGCCTGGATTTACGAAAGATAACACTCTCCTCGATGGAGTAGTGTTCCATGGCGACGATCTGCCGTGTATCCCAGGACCCATCAAGTCTCAAGCTGTTACCGCAGTTCTGCATGCTATGGTCGGAATTGTTGGTCTAGAGATCCTTCACCTGCGTGGCATCAGCACCGGTACCGTTACCCACGTCGACATCAACCACGCAGGGTTATACCCAGCTACTGCAGCGCTGGTCAACATCGATGGACACACAGGCCCAAGTGTTATCAACCTGCCGACCGTGCCTCAATGGGATAAGGACCGCGCTTCTAATTCACCGCTCGTGTACCGTGCGACGGCCATATATGAGACAGCCGATAAAGGCGTCTGGTTCCAGCTTCACGGCTCGCTCGATTCGTGGAAGACTCTGGCCCTCCTTGGCATAGGCAAGGATCTCGATGCCGAGATCCGCACCAACGACACCGCGTATGCGCTTATCCAGGACCGCTTGCGCAAATACCGTGCACGCGAAATTGAGCAGCTCATGGTTGAGAAGGGTCTCTCGGGCTCCATAGTGTTTTCGCCCGAAGGGTGGCGTCAGACTGAGATGGGCCGGTCTCTTGCCCGACACCCGCTCATCAACTATCGGCAGCAGACACAGTGTCCCAGTCTTGAGCCTCCACCTTTCCTGAAAGTCGATGACAAGCGACCCCTGGCTGGGATCAAGGTG GTCATCCGGGTCAACTCGTCGAAACTCAAGGACTATACTCCGGCGCAACCTTCCTCACTAATGGCTGGCAAGATAACCATCGACTTAGACTTAGAGGACCCCGCCGACCATAAAAGGCTGACCCGTCTATTTGAGCAAGCCGATGTCATCCTACAGGGCTACCGGCTGCGCTCCCTCGAGCGCCGTGGTTTCGGGTTGCAAGCTGCACTTGAGATAGCAAACAAGCGGGGAAAAGGCATCATCTACGTGGACGAGAACTGCTATGGGCCAGACGGATACTATGCAGAGCGACCGGGTTGGCAGCAAGTCGCGGACGCAGCAGCCGGTTCTTCATACGTCATGGGCCAGTCGTTCGGTTGCCCGCCAGGTCAAGGTGTGCTGCCCAGCTTGCCTATATCGGACATGTCAGCGGGCATCTTGATGGCTCTCACCGTCATGTGCGCCATTCGAGACCGTGCCAAGTTCGGTGGCTCGTACCATGGTCATGCCTCTCTTACGGCATATAACATGGCTACATTAGACCCAGATGTGCGGTTGTATCAACGACAGGTCGTTCAGATGATCAATGACAAGTATCGATTTCCGGTATGGTCCAGCGACGCACATGTGGCGCCCCTGTACTATTCCATCTTGGACGCATGGGACAAAAACAGCGATCTAATCCAAGACGAAAAGTACTATGTGCATTTCTCGGAATCAGAATTTGGCACCGACCTGCGAGTCCTGGCGCCAGTTGTGAAATATGCTAAACAGGAGTGCTCCCCTAGGTGGGATAGCCCACCTGTGTCTTTCTGTCACCATCAGTTCCGAGACTTTTCAGAAATCTAA
- a CDS encoding uncharacterized protein (expressed protein) codes for MSFAPFAPIAPLLILVVLPCSTVLRASTVSVVQGATIGRCQCRSCPATTNRCRLTDVRPWLRAYVDGDVRVRAKCPCDCKLPAHETAGEPHQ; via the coding sequence ATGAGCTTTGCCCCGTTCGCGCCCATAGCGCCACTTTTGATCCTTGTTGTGTTGCCTTGCTCCACAGTTCTCCGTGCTAGTACGGTATCTGTTGTTCAGGGTGCTACCATTGGCCGATGCCAATGCCGGTCTTGCCCCGCGACGACGAATAGGTGCAGGTTGACAGACGTCAGGCCGTGGTTAAGAGCGTACGTAGATGGCGATGTTCGCGTAAGGGCTAAATGTCCTTGCGACTGTAAGCTTCCTGCTCACGAGACGGCAGGCGAACCCCATCAGTAA
- a CDS encoding amidase signature domain-containing protein, translating to MIRTYIGRACEAQKKTNCLTEICFDDAIDQARHLDNFQRTHGRLIGPLHGVPMSVKDQFNIKGLDSTLGYVCNAFTPAKSDALLVHTLKQLGAIIIAKTNLPQSIMWCETDNPLWGLTTHPTNSKLTPWGSSGGEAALLALV from the exons ATGATTCGCACCTACATTGGGAG AGCTTGTGAGGCACAGAAAAAG ACGAATTGCTTGACAGAGATCTGCTTTGATGATGCCATCGATCAAGCTAGACATCTTGACAATTTCCAGCGGACGCATGGTCGACTGATAGGCCCATTACACGGTGTGCCTATGTCAGTTAAGGATCAATTCAATATCAAAGGTCTAGACTCGACATTAGGTTATGTCTGCAATGCTTTTACTCCGGCAAAGTCCGATGCACTTTTGGTACATACACTGAAACAGCTGGGAGCAATAATAATCGCAAAGACAAATCTACCCCAGAGCATCATG TGGTGTGAGACTGACAACCCGCTATGGGGTTTGACCACACATCCAACCAATTCGAAACTCACTCCTTGGGGCTCCTCCGGTGGAGAGGCCGCTCTGCTGGCTCTGGTGTAG